One window of Quercus robur chromosome 5, dhQueRobu3.1, whole genome shotgun sequence genomic DNA carries:
- the LOC126726832 gene encoding cell wall / vacuolar inhibitor of fructosidase 2-like, translated as MNVVTYSSLCLSLFLVTSFFIHPSNATTTTIQQSNLVNKVCNQTSNYTFCVESLYANPKTPYANRQELAYIIFVSAYLDATSTQEHIAQLLNENANTSQRPLLLRCARDYTKAVSKLAVAYGNLDSETYNSLASYSRTASAAADDCQAAFKGTHSPLTTRNKDLKGLCEICVVVSELFVTS; from the coding sequence ATGAATGTGGTCACATATtcttctctctgtctctccttGTTTTTGGTTACCTCCTTCTTCATCCATCCCTCCAatgctactactactactatccAGCAATCCAATCTTGTGAACAAAGTATGTAACCAAACCTCCAATTACACCTTCTGTGTTGAGTCTCTATATGCCAATCCAAAAACCCCATATGCGAATCGCCAGGAGCTAGCCTACATCATATTTGTCTCAGCATATCTCGATGCCACCAGTACTCAAGAGCACATAGCTCAGCTGCTTAATGAGAATGCCAACACAAGCCAAAGGCCACTTCTCCTAAGGTGTGCTAGAGATTACACCAAGGCTGTTTCAAAGCTCGCAGTGGCTTACGGAAACTTGGATTCTGAGACCTACAACTCTTTGGCTAGCTATTCACGTACTGCATCTGCTGCTGCTGATGACTGTCAGGCCGCTTTTAAGGGAACCCATTCTCCACTCACCACCAGGAATAAGGATTTGAAAGGTCTTTGTGAAATTTGTGTTGTCGTCTCTGAACTATTTGTCACCTCTTAG